From Haemorhous mexicanus isolate bHaeMex1 chromosome 1, bHaeMex1.pri, whole genome shotgun sequence, one genomic window encodes:
- the FZD1 gene encoding frizzled-1: MAERRGPAVSGGGEVGSGRCPRLLLVLLWAAALPAGGQLPASQYNGERGISIPDHGYCQPISIPLCTDIAYNQTIMPNLLGHTNQEDAGLEVHQFYPLVKVQCSAELKFFLCSMYAPVCTVLEQALPPCRSLCERARQGCEALMNKFGFQWPDTLRCEKFPVHGAGELCVGQNASERGTPTPALRPESWTSNPHRGGAGGGAGGPGSGEPRGRFTCPRALKVPSYLNYRFLGEKDCGAPCEPGRLYGLMYFGPEELRFSRTWIGIWSVLCCASTLFTVLTYLVDMKRFSYPERPIIFLSGCYTAVAVAYIAGFLLEERVVCNERFAEDGSRTVAQGTKREGCTILFMMLYFFGMASSIWWVILSLTWFLAAGMKWGHEAIEANSQYFHLAAWAVPAIKTITILALGQVDGDVLSGVCFVGINNVDALRGFVLAPLFIYLFIGTSFLLAGFVSLFRIRTIMKHDGTKTEKLEKLMVRIGIFSVLYTVPATIVIACYFYEQAFREQWERSWVTQSCKSYAIPCPNNHSGHHPPMSPDFTVFMIKYLMTLIVGITSGFWIWSGKTLNSWRKFYTRLTNSKQGETTV, translated from the coding sequence ATGGCCGAGCGGCGCGGGCCGGCGGTGAGCGGCGGCGGGGAAGTTGGCAGCGGCCGGTGCCcgcggctgctgctggtgctgctgtgggcgGCGGCGCTCCCGGCCGGGGGGCAGCTGCCGGCGTCGCAGTACAACGGCGAGAGGGGCATCTCCATCCCGGACCACGGCTACTGCCAGCCCATCTCCATCCCTCTCTGCACTGACATCGCCTACAACCAGACCATCATGCCCAACCTGCTGGGCCACACCAACCAGGAGGACGCGGGGCTGGAGGTGCACCAGTTCTACCCGCTGGTGAAGGTGCAGTGCTCGGCCGAGCTCAAGTTCTTCCTGTGCTCCATGTACGCGCCGGTGTGCACCGTGCTGGAGCAGGCCCTGCCGCCCTGCCGCTCCCTCTGCGAACGGGCCCGCCAGGGCTGCGAGGCCCTCATGAACAAGTTCGGCTTCCAGTGGCCCGACACGCTGCGCTGCGAAAAGTTCCCGGTGCACGGGGCTGGCGAGCTCTGCGTGGGGCAGAACGCCTCCGAACGCGGCACCCCCACGCCCGCCCTGCGCCCCGAGAGCTGGACCAGCAACCCGCACCGCGGGGGcgccggcggcggcgccgggggcCCGGGGTCCGGCGAGCCCCGCGGGCGCTTCACCTGCCCGCGGGCGCTGAAGGTGCCGTCCTACCTGAACTACCGCTTCCTGGGAGAGAAGGACTGCGGGGCGCCCTGCGAGCCCGGCCGCCTCTACGGGCTCATGTACTTCGGGCCCGAGGAGCTGCGCTTCTCCCGCACCTGGATCGGCATCTGGTCcgtgctctgctgtgcctctaCCCTCTTCACCGTCCTCACCTACTTGGTGGACATGAAGCGATTCAGCTACCCCGAGCGGCCCATCATCTTCCTCTCAGGCTGCTACACGGCGGTGGCCGTGGCCTACATCGCCGGCTTCCTCCTGGAGGAGAGGGTGGTCTGCAACGAGCGCTTTGCCGAGGACGGTTCCCGCACCGTGGCGCAGGGCACGAAGCGGGAGGGCTGCACCATCCTCTTCATGATGCTCTACTTCTTTGGCATGGCCAGCTCTATCTGGTGGGTCATCCTCTCCCTTACCTGGTTCCTTGCTGCTGGCATGAAGTGGGGCCATGAGGCCATTGAGGCCAACTCCCAGTACTTTCATCTGGCCGCCTGGGCCGTGCCGGCCATCAAGACGATCACCATCCTTGCTCTGGGACAAGTGGATGGCGACGTCCTCAGCGGCGTCTGCTTTGTGGGCATCAACAACGTGGATGCCCTGAGGGGCTTCGTGCTGGCCCCCTTGTTCATCTATCTGTTCATCGGCACCTCTTTCCTGCTGGCTGGCTTTGTGTCCCTCTTCAGGATCCGGACCATCATGAAGCATGACGGCACCAAGACAGAAAAGCTGGAGAAGCTCATGGTGAGGATAGGCATCTTCAGCGTCCTCTACACGGTGCCGGCCACCATCGTCATTGCCTGCTATTTTTACGAGCAAGCTTTTAGGGAAcagtgggagaggagctgggtcACGCAGAGCTGTAAGAGTTATGCCATTCCCTGCCCCAACAACCACAGCGGCCACCACCCGCCCATGAGCCCCGACTTCACTGTCTTCATGATCAAGTATCTCATGACCTTAATCGTGGGCATCACCTCGGGCTTCTGGATCTGGTCTGGGAAAACCCTGAACTCCTGGAGGAAGTTTTACACCAGGCTCACCAACAGCAAGCAGGGCGAGACCACGGTCTGA